In Erpetoichthys calabaricus chromosome 2, fErpCal1.3, whole genome shotgun sequence, a genomic segment contains:
- the rbp3 gene encoding retinol-binding protein 3 → MARVVYLVVVLIFFTNALSQENFQPNLVLDMANVLLDNYCFPENLIGMKEAIEQAIRNGEILQISEPGTLAAVLTAGVQDALNDPRLIVSYHPTGSVFSQSLPLADLPVQQLLLMIHNSVHYEILEGNIGYLRIDHIIGEDVIQKVGALLVKGIWSNIMGTSSLILDLRYSTTGQVSGITYVVSYFCETDPIHIDTIYDHPSNSTKEIWTLASLLGERYGKDKDVIVLTSRYTEGVAEDIAYILKHLHRAIIVGERTAGGSLNIDKLKIGESNFYITVPVARSISPITGQSWEVNGVFPCVPTRADEALDKAKSILSVRSAVPKVVQAVTEILKGYYSFTDRVPTLLQHISFTDYSALTSEEDLISKLNYELQSVSEDPRLIIKLTDESHLTIEDSPTANNLPNDLALLQALVDTVFKVNILAENIGYLRFDEFADASVLVKLGPQIVNKVWDPIKNTENLIIDIRYNTGGPSTAVPLLLSYFHDLSPPVYFFTVYNRLTNNTTEYSTIPNLRGQPYGSKRGVYVLTSHHTTTAAEEFAYLMQSLSRATVIGEITSGTLLHSRSFQIEGINAVITVPVINFIDNNGEYWLGGGVVPDAIVLAEEALHKALEVIHFHGDIYKLIESTANLMEVHYAIPEVSAKISSVLQTKWSDGLYRSVVDYESLASQLTSDLQETSGDHRLLVFFSDIEPEVHEDQSSKVPSPEELNYIIEALFKTEIMPGNVGYLRFDMMAEAEIIKAVGPQLINRVWNKLLNTDMLIIDMRYNTAGYSTAIPLLCSYFFDAEPIRHLYTIFDRSTSGTSPIMTIPQILGQRYSPKKDLFILTSHMTGSAAEAFTRAMKDLERATVIGEPTVGGSLSVGTYRINNSNLYVSIPNQVVLSAITGKVWSVSGVEPHIIVQANDAMSLVHRIVNFRLRISSILQNVGQLVAENYAFDQISADISTKLISLYESGNYKKISSESELVKKLSNDLQALSGDKNLKVAYAPENSKDHILAAAPFQIPSPEVFADLIKFSFHTDVFENNIGYLRFDMFGESELIIQVSDLLVEHVWKKIINTNALILDLRYNIGGSTSGIAVFASYFFDENQRIILDKIYNQPKNTTTELWTLGKLRGERYGVKKDVVILTSSMTTGAAEEFVHILKKVGRALIVGETTSGGCLSSQTFNVAGTQFYITIPTSRSEGSPDGPSWEGVGVTPHIEEAASHALEKAKEILQSHLHGRT, encoded by the exons atgGCAAGGGTTGTATATTTAGtggtagttttaatttttttcactaaTGCTTTATCACAAGAAAATTTTCAACCAAATTTGGTGCTGGATATGGCAAATGTTCTGCTTGACAACTACTGTTTTCCTGAAAATTTGATTGGAATGAAAGAAGCAATAGAGCAAGCAATAAGAAATGGGGAGATTCTTCAGATATCAGAACCAGGTACACTAGCTGCTGTTTTGACAGCTGGCGTGCAAGATGCCCTAAATGACCCACGTTTGATTGTCTCCTATCACCCCACTGGCTCAGTCTTCTCACAGTCTTTGCCTTTAGCAGATTTGCCAGTGCAACAGCTCCTTCTTATGATTCATAATTCAGTCCATTATGAAATTCTGGAGGGAAACATAGGATACCTACGGATTGACCATATCATCGGAGAGGATGTTATTCAGAAAGTTGGTGCTTTGCTTGTCAAGGGCATCTGGAGTAACATAATGGGAACATCTTCTTTAATTCTGGACCTGCGCTACAGCACCACGGGACAAGTATCAGGAATCACTTATGTTGTATCTTACTTTTGTGAGACAGATCCTATTCATATTGACACCATTTACGATCACCCTTCTAACAGCACAAAAGAGATCTGGACATTGGCAAGTCTTCTGGGAGAAAGGTATGGAAAAGATAAAGATGTGATTGTTTTGACAAGCAGGTATACTGAAGGAGTGGCAGAAGATATTGCTTATATTTTGAAACATCTACACAGAGCCATCATTGTTGGTGAAAGAACAGCTGGTGGTTCATTAAACATAGACAAATTAAAAATAGGTGAATCCAATTTTTACATTACTGTCCCTGTTGCTAGATCCATCAGTCCCATTACTGGGCAGAGCTGGGAAGTAAATGGTGTGTTTCCTTGTGTTCCTACTCGTGCAGATGAAGCTCTTGATAAAGCCAAATCTATTTTATCTGTTAGGAGTGCCGTCCCTAAAGTAGTTCAAGCAGTTACAGAGATATTGAAAGGATACTACTCATTTACTGATCGAGTACCCACACTGCTTCAACATATTTCATTTACTGATTATTCTGCATTGACATCAGAAGAAGACCTTATTTCTAAACTTAATTATGAGCTGCAATCTGTGTCTGAAGACCCTCGACTAATAATAAAATTGACAGATGAGTCCCACTTAACAATAGAAGATAGTCCTACTGCTAATAATTTGCCGAATGACCTTGCACTCCTTCAAGCTTTGGTGGACACTGtgtttaaagtaaatattttagcagaaaatATCGGCTACCTCCGATTTGATGAATTTGCTGATGCTTCAGTGTTGGTCAAATTAGGACCACAAATAGTCAACAAAGTATGGGATCCTATTAAAAACACAGAGAACCTTATCATTGACATTCGTTATAACACTGGTGGTCCATCCACTGCTGTTCCACTTCTGCTCTCATATTTTCATGATCTGTCTCCTcctgtttatttctttacagtatacaaCAGACTCACCAACAATACAACAGAATATTCCACAATCCCAAATTTACGAGGTCAGCCTTATGGATCAAAGCGTGGTGTGTATGTCCTTACAAGCCATCACACCACAACAGCTGCAGAAGAATTTGCGTACTTAATGCAGTCTCTAAGCAGAGCAACAGTCATTGGAGAAATAACCTCTGGAACTTTGTTACATTCGAGATCATTTCAAATAGAAGGAATCAATGCAGTCATTACAGTTCCAGTCATTAACTTCATTGATAACAATGGCGAATACTGGCTAGGAGGTGGAGTGGTTCCAGATGCAATAGTTTTAGCAGAAGAGGCTCTACATAAAGCTCTGGAGGTAATACATTTTCATGGTGATATCTACAAGTTAATTGAAAGTACAGCAAATCTTATGGAAGTGCATTATGCCATTCCAGAAGTCTCTGCTAAAATAAGTTCTGTGCTCCAAACAAAATGGTCAGATGGCTTATATCGGTCAGTAGTGGACTATGAATCCTTAGCATCTCAGTTAACTTCAGACCTACAGGAAACATCAGGTGATCATCGTTTGCTTGTGTTCTTCAGTGACATTGAACCAGAAGTACATGAAGATCAATCTTCGAAAGTTCCAAGCCCAGAAGAGCTAAACTATATTATTGAAGCCTTGTTTAAGACAGAAATTATGCCTGGCAATGTTGGATATCTGAGATTTGATATGATGGCAGAAGCAGAAATCATTAAAGCTGTAGGACCTCAGCTTATTAATCGTGTGTGGAACAAGCTTTTAAATACTGATATGTTGATCATTGATATGAGATATAATACGGCTGGGTACTCGACTGCCATTCCATTATTGTGCTCCTACTTCTTTGATGCTGAACCTATTCGTCACCTGTACACTATCTTTGACCGTTCCACTTCAGGCACCTCACCTATAATGACCATACCTCAGATTTTAGGTCAGAGGTACAGCCCAAAGAAAGACCTTTTTATTCTTACAAGCCACATGACAGGATCTGCTGCAGAGGCATTCACTAGAGCAATGAAAGATCTAGAAAGAGCTACAGTTATTGGGGAGCCTACTGTTGGAGGCTCTCTGTCTGTTGGAACATACAGAATAAATAACAGTAACTTGTATGTTTCAATTCCTAATCAAGTAGTCCTAAGTGCAATTACTGGAAAGGTATGGAGTGTATCTGGAGTTGAACCACACATCATAGTCCAGGCAAATGATGCAATGAGTTTAGTCCATCGAATTGTTAACTTTCGCCTTCGGATTTCTTCCATTTTGCAAAATGTGGGACAACTAGTTGCTGAAAATTATGCCTTTGACCAAATTTCAGCAGATATTTCAACAAAGTTAATATCACTTTATGAGAGTGGGAACTACAAAAAAATCAGTTCAGAAAGTGAGTTAGTAAAAAAACTCTCTAATGACTTGCAAGCGTTATCAGGAGATAAAAACCTAAAGGTTGCTTATGCACCAGAAAATTCAAAAGATCACATTCTAGCTGCTGCTCCTTTTCAG ATTCCTTCTCCTGAGGTATTTGCAGATCTTATCAAATTTTCTTTCCATACAGATGTGTTTGAAAACAATATTGGATATCTACGGTTTGACATGTTTGGGGAGTCTGAGTTAATTATTCAAGTTTCTGATTTGCTGGTAGAGCATGTatggaagaaaataataaacacaaatgcaCTTATTCTTGATCTAAG ATATAACATAGGAGGATCAACATCAGGAATTGCAGTGTTTGCCTCGTATTTCTTTGATGAAAACCAAAGAATTATTCTGGACAAAATTTACAACCAACCAAAAAACACAACCACAGAGCTATGGACTCTGGGTAAATTAAGAG GTGAAAGATATGGTGTCAAGAAGGATGTGGTCATTTTGACAAGCAGTATGACAACAGGGGCTGCTGAAGAATTTGTCCATATTCTGAAGAAAGTGGGAAGGGCTCTGATAGTGGGTGAAACAACCAGTGGTGGTTGTCTCTCTTCACAAACATTCAATGTGGCCGGTACACAGTTCTATATAACTATTCCTACTAGCAGATCTGAAGGTTCTCCCGATGGGCCATCTTGGGAGGGTGTTGGAGTTACCCCTCATATTGAAGAGGCTGCCAGTCATGCACTggagaaagcaaaagaaatcCTCCAAAGTCATCTGCATGGTAGAACATGA